CGGCCTGCCAGTCGTGCGACTCGATCTGCGTGGTCAGCGGGTTCCAGGTCAGGCCGAGGTGCTCGACGAAGGTGCGGCTGATCTCGATCCAGTCGGTGTCGGGCGCGCCCGCGACGTGGGCGGAGAAGGTGCCGGTGGCTCCGTTGATCTTGCCCAGGAACTCGGTCTTGTCGATACGGCGCAGCTGCCGGCCCAGCCGGTGGGCCAGCACGGCCAGCTCCTTGCCCAGCGTGGTGGGCGTGGCCGGCTGGCCGTGGGTGCGGGCCAGCATGGGCAGGTCGCGCAGCTCGAAGGCCAGGTCGGTGACGTCTTCGTGCAGGGCCCAGGCGGCGGGCAGCCAGACCAGGGCCACGGCGTCGCGCACCATCAGGGCGTAGCTGAGGTTGTTGATGTCTTCGCTGGTGCAGAACAGGTGGACGATCTCGGTGAGGTCGGAGAGGGAGTTACCCTCCATCCGCTTCTTCACGTAGTACTCGACGGCCTTGACGTCGTGCAGCGTGACCCGTTCGGTCTCGGCCAGCTCGGCCACGGCGTCGGCGTCGAAGTCGGTGACGATCGCCCGCAGGTGGGTGATCTCTTCCGGGGTGAGCTTGCGCAGGCCCGGCACCGCGCCGGTCGCGGTGAGGTGGATCAGCCATTCCACCTCGACGTGCACCCGGCGCTGGTTCAGCGCGGCCTCGGAAAGGTGCTGCGCGAGCGGTGCGACGGTGGCCCGGTACCGCCCGTCGAGCGGGCCCAGCGGCACGTCGCCGAGCACGTTCGGCGGCGCGTTGTGGCCGGGCTGGTGCAGGGACTGACCGGGGCGCTGGGTGCTGAGCTGCGTCACGGGTCCATGGTCCCACGGGCCGGCCCGGATCATGTCGGAGCCCTGGCCGGGCCTGCTGGCCAGGGCCCCGGCGCGGGCCTAGCGTTCACCCATGCCGACGCTTCCCGACTGGGCCGAAGGGTTCCGCCTCCAGCAGCACCCCGAGGGCGGATGGTTCGCCGAGACCTACCGCTCCTCGTTCGAGCTGCCACCGGAGCAGTTGCCCGACGGCTACACCGGCCCCCGGGCGCTGGCCACGTCAATCCTCTTCCTGCTGCTGCCCGGTGAGATCTCGGCCTGGCACGTGGTGCGTTCCGACGAACTGTGGATCCACCAGCGCGGCGGCCCCCTGGCCCTGGGCCTCGGTGGTTCCGGGGAGTCCGGCCCGGGCCCGGTGGTGGAGTCCGTCCTCGGCACCGACCCGAACCAGAGCCCGCAGCTCCTCGTGCCCGCCGGCACCTGGCAGACCGCCCGCCCGGCCGGCGACGAACCGGTGCTGGTGGCCTGCGTGGTCACACCCGGCTTCGACTACCGGGACTGGCGCCTGGCCTGAGCACAACGAAAGGGGGAGCCACGGGATCACCCGTGACTCCCCCGATCAGGAGCTGACAGCTCAGACGGTGGCCGGGGTCTTGTCCTCGGTCGCGTCCAGCTCGGCCTCCTCGGCCTTCAGCTCGGCCAGGCGCTGGTTGCTGCGGTGCAGCAGGGTGCCCAGGCCGAGCAGCAGCAGACCGATGGCGGTCCACATGATCATCACCAGCAGGGCCGACTTGCTGCCCTGGGCGTCGAAGAAGGCCATCGAGCGCAGCACCGTGGCGGTCGCACCCTGCGGGAGCATCTGGCCGATGGTGCCCCACGGGTCGGGCAGCCACTCCGGCACGCTGCTCAGGCCGGACAGCGGGGCGCCGAGCAGGATGAACACGGCCAGGCCGATACCCAGGCCGATCCGTCCGCCGATCGCGTTCAGGCCGAGCAGGATGATCGACGTGGCGAAGAACCCGGCGGCGAGGCCGGCCGCCAGCAGCCAGTAGTTGCCGCCGGAGGTCGAGCCGCTGCCGTAGTTGAGGACGGCGGCGACCGCCAGGCCCACCGCGGCCGACGCCAGGATCGCGCCGCCGATCTGCGCCAGCGGCCGGCGACGGTAGAGCAGGATCAGGGCGAGGGCGGGGAGCACCGAGACCAGGGCCAGCGGCAGCTCGGTGGCGCTGAGGCCGTCACCGCGCGGGTCCTCGTCCGGCTGGGCCACCACGTCGGTCACCGTGACCTGGGCCTGCGCCTGGGTCTGGAGCGCGTTCGCCACGGTCTGGAGGGCGTCCGACACCTCGATGCCCGCGGCGGTCGCGATCATCATCTGGGCCTGGGTGGTGTCGACGAACAGGCCGCCGTAGACGTCCCGGTCCTCGATCGCCGTCTTCAGCGCGTTCTGGCTGCCGTACTGGTGGATCTCGAACGTGCCCTCGCCGCCGAACTGCTGCATCAGCGTGGTGAGCTGCCCGGTGATCTCGTCCGTGCCCGCGACCCCGACCGGGACCGCGTTCGGCGTGGCCTTCGCGATCGGCAGGGCCATCGCGCCGAGGAAGATCGCGGCCAGTGCGGCCAGTGCCACCAGGGTGCCGAGCAACGGGAACAGCGTCGAGTGCTTCTCCGGCTCCGGGGTGACCGGGTCGGCCGGGGCGTCGTGCGTGCTGTCGTCCTCGGCGAGTTCCGGGCTCGGCCCGGTGCCCTCCGGGTCGGCCGGGACCTCGGCCTTCTCGTCAGGCGACGGCGTGGTGGCCGACGGCGACGTGGAAGACGCCGGGGTGGAGGACGCCGGGGTGGTGGGAGTCGCGGTGGGCGCCGTGGCGGCGGCCGCGACCGGCACGGCGGCGGAGGTGGCCGCGGCGGCCTTCTCCGTCGACGTGGACGTGGACGTCGCCGTCGCGTCGGTCTCGCTCTTCCCGGAGACCGGCTTCACGTCCGATGCCGAGGCAGTGCCGTCGGTGGCCTCGGCGGACTCCGCCTCGGCCCCCTTGCCCGGCAGCGGCTTCAGCGTCAGGTCGGCGTCCTTGGCAGACGTGGACGAAGACGAAGCCGGAACCGCGGCGGCGGCCGGGGAAGCAGCCGGATCCTTGGCCGTGCCCTCGTCCGCGCCCTCGTCCGTGGTGTCCTGCGAGTCGTCCGTGGTGTCGACGGCGACCGTCCTGGCCTCGTCGCTCTTGCCGACGGTGCCGGTGGCCGACGCCGGGGTCTTCACGGTGTCGTCGGCTGAAGTCTTCTCGGTGGCCTCGGGAGAATCCGTGACGTCTTTGTCCGAGTCGGTTTCGGGTCCAGGCGCGGACGCCGAATCGCGGGTCATCGTCTCTCCTTATTCACGGTGTGTCGTTCTCGAGGGCTTGACCGATCGCGAACCCTAGCCGACTCACCCATGAGCCCCACTCAGGAACAACCGACCGGTACCGGATCGTCACGTGCGGGCCACGTTCAGCCACGGCCCCGTGCTGCCGACGCAAGAGTGCATGGACGTCGCGCCCGCCGCCCGCCTGGTGGCGAACATCGAGCAGGTGGTCCGGGGACAACACGCGGCGGTGGAGCTGCTGACCATCGCCGTCCTCGCCGGCGGGCACGTCCTGATCGAGGACGCGCCGGGAACCGGCAAGACAACCCTTGCACAGTCTGTGGCCCGCACGGTCGGCGGTGTGTTCCAGCGCGTACAGGCCACGGCCGACCTGATGCCGTCCGACATCACCGGCTCCGCGGTCTGGGACCCCAGCCGGCGCGAGTTCAGCTTCGTGCCCGGCCCGGTGTTCGCCGACGTGCTGCTGGTGGACGAGCTGAACCGGATGCCCCCGCGCACCCAGTCCGCGCTGCTGGAGGTGATGGCCGAGCGGAGGGTCACGGTGGACGGCGTGCGGCATCCGGTCCCGCCCAACTTCTTCCTGGTGGCCACGCAGAACCCGCTGGAGCAACACGGCACCTACCCGCTGCCGGAGGGCCAGCTGGACCGCTTCGACGTGCGTCTCCACCTGAAACCGCTGACCGCCGTGGACGAGTTCACCGTGGTGCGCGAACAGCTCACCGGCCCGACCGTGCACACCCTGGAAGCCGTGCTCGACCCGCCGGGGCTGAACGACCTGCGCCAGGCGGTGCGCGCGGTCTTCCTGGCCGAACCGGTGCTGGAGTATGCCGTGAAACTCACCCGCTCCACCCGCAGCGACCAGCGCATCCGGGCCGGAGCCGGGTCCCGCGCGGCGATCTCGCTGGTGCGCTGTGCCCAGGCCCGCTCGGTGCTGCACGGGCGCGAGTACGTGACCCCGGAGGACGTCGCGGAGCTGGCCGTGCCGGTGCTCGCCCACCGCGTGGTGCCGGCCGTGGCGACCGCGGTGGAGACCCTGATCGGCGAGCTGGTGAGTGCCCAGCCGGTCCCGGTTCCGGCGTGAGACCGAGGTGAGCCGCGAATTCCGGCTGCTCCGGCCGATCACGCCGGGTGGCTGGCTGGCGATCATGCTGGCCTCGGTGCTGGCCGCGATCGCGGTGCGGGCCTTCAACCCCTGGCTGCTGCTGGTGGCCTGCGCGCTCGCCTCACCGGTGCTGCTGGCGCAGTTCCTGCGTCCCGACCTGAGATCGGTGTCGGTGTCGTTCCGTTCGCCGCGCCGCCTGGTCGCGGGCGACCAGGCCGAGCAGGTGCTGACCGTGCGCAACGACGGCCCGCGCAGCCTGCCCGGCCTCGGCGTGCTGCACCTGTGCCCGGGGCTGGCGCCGATCGCCTTCTCGGTGCCGCCGCTGGCCTCCGGCTGCCAGGCCGAGTTCGTGTTCGACCGGCGGGCGGTGCGCCGTGGCCGCGCCGTGGGGCACGAGATCCGGCTGGGTACCACCGCGCCGTTCGGCATGGCCCACCACACCCGGCGCATCCGCGTCCAGGCCGAGTTGGTGGTGCACCCGGCCCGGGTGCCGGCCGTCGAGATCGCCAGTGGTCACCTCACACCTGAGGACGCCGGGGGCGCCCGCGCCGTCCAGCCCGGTTCCGAACCCCACGCCCTGCGCGAATGGCGTCACGGCGACGACCTGCGCCACGTGAACTGGCGGGCCACCGCACGCCGCCCGCTGCCGGAGCAACTGATCGTGGTGGTGCCCGAGCCCGAGGTGGAGACCAGCCTGATGCTGGTCGTCACCGGTGCGGCCGAGGACGAGGACTGGGAGGACCTGGTGCGCCTGGCCGCCTGGTCGGCCTGCGCCGCCGCGGGCACGCACGCCGACGTGACCCTGCTGGCCCCCGGGGTGCCGGCCTGGACCGGCACCGACGAGCTGGAGATCCTGGACTGGTTCAGCACCCTGACCGGTGAGGGCTCCGCCCCCGACGAGACCGCGAGCCCGGACGGCGTGGACGTGGCCGAGTTCCAGCACGACGTGCGCACCCGCAGCGGGCCGGGGGTGATCGTGGTCGAGGCCACCACCCGCCCCTTCGGCCTGCACCAGGTCCCGGCCGGCGGCCTGCTGCGCGGTATCTCGACCGACGCCGTCACCGGAACCACCGACCCGACTGGGGAGGACCCCGCGTGAAGAACCTGGCCACGCTCGTCACCCTGGTCGCCGCCGCGCTCGGCCTGGGCCTGGCCGGGTTGCTCCCGGCCGTGGTCTGCCTGCTGGTGATGGCGCTGGTCGTGCTGGTCGGTGCGCTGGTGCCGGTCCGCTGGCCGCAGATCACCGAGGTGTCGTGGCGCCGCACCGGGCTGGCCGCGGTGGCGCTCGGCCTGGTCGTACTGGCCACCACGCTGACCGGGCCGCAGAACCTGCTCACCGGACGGCTCGACACCCCGCTCGCCAGCGCCGCCTCCGTGTTGGCCGTGCCCGAAGGGGTCCCGCTGGGGCTGCTGGCAGCCCTGGCGGCCGGGTCGCTGATCGCCGTCACCCTGGAACTGGGCCATCACCGCGGCGTGCAGTCCGGCCTGGTGCTGGGCACGGCCGTGCTCGGGCTGGCCTGCGTCGCGGCGCCCTCGGGGCAGCGGCTGCTGGTGCCGATCATCATCGGCTGGCCGGCCGCTCTGCTCGCCCTGACCCGGCTGACCGGCGAGCACCACCCGCCGCCGGAGGGTGTCCGGATGACCCTGACCGGCCCGCCGCACGCCCCCGCGGAGTCCGGCCTGGCCCCGGCGGTGCGCTGGCGGTTCGTGCCGGTGCTGCTGGCGATGACGGTCAGCTGCTGCCTCCTCGGCGCCGCCGCCGCGTCCGGTCTGGCCCGGATAGCCCAGAACTCCAGCTTCTCCGGCGGCGGTGGTGCCGCCACGAACAGCGCCCGGGCCTGGCAGAGCAAGTTCCTCGGCGGCCGGATGAACCTGAACTCCCGCGGCCCGCTCAGCGAGAACGCCGTGGCCGAGGTGCCGCTCGACGCCCCGGCGCACTGGCGCACCGCCACGCTCGACCGCTACAACGGCGTCGGCTGGGGCACCACCGGAACCGGCGGCATCAGCACCAGCCTGAGCCAAGGCGCCGACGGCGTGGAACTGCGCACCTCGGGCGATGATTCGGCGCAGACCGCCCAGACCCCGGACGACGGCAGCACCGGCACGGGCCAGCTCGGCAGCACCCGCAGCGACCGGGTGGTGATCCGGGGAAGCGGTACGGCGCAGGTGATCTCGCCCGGCCGGCTGGTCTCCGCGGACCTGCCCGGGGACTACGCCGAGCGCACTTTCGTCTCGAACGGTGACCGGGTGCTGCTGTCGGCGCAGGACAACGACGAGTACGAGGTCACCAGCCTGGTCTACCCCGACGTGTACCGCGAGGCGTCGCTCGGAACGGCGGCGGACGACGAGGTGGGCGTTTCGTCGTCCACCATTGACGAAAGGTGGCTCCAGGTGCCGGTGACGCTGCCGCAGCGGGTGCGTGACCTGGGCACCCAGCTGGCCGCCGGCGCCACGAGCCGGCTGGCGGCGGTGCGCGCGGTGGAGGCGCGGCTGGGCCGGATGATGACCTACACGCTCGACGCGCCGGTGCCGACCGGTGGGCAGGACGCGGTCGACTTCGCGCTCTTCGACTCCCGGCAGGGCTACTGTGAGCACTTCGCCAGCGCCGAGATCATGTTGCTGCGCTCGGCCGGGATCCCCGCCCGGATGGTGGTCGGCTACCTGGCCGACGGCTCCGACGTGGTCGACGGCGGGCGGCAGGTGATCCGCGGGGCGCAGGCCCACGCCTGGGTCGAGGTCTGGTTCCCGGACGCCGGCTGGGTCACCTCGGACCCGACCCCGGCGGGCGGCATCGGGCAGAGTTTTCTCCAGTCGGTGAACTCGGCGTTCAACCACGCGATGTCCGACCTGGCCGACGCCCTGGTGGCTTTCGCCACCGGTGTGGTCGGCCCGGTGGTGCTGGTCGTGGTGCTGCTCGTGCTCTGGCTGTTCCGGCGCGTCCTGATCGCCTGGTTCGTCCGGGCGCCCGGCATCATGACGGACGACGATCCGCCGCTCGATCCCGTCCTGCGAAAAGGCCTCGCCGATCTGGATTCCGCCCTGCTGCTCCAGGGCGTGCCGCGGGCCCCGAACGAGACACTCGTGGCCGTGCGCGACCGGGTGCTCGGGGACCGTCGCTACGCGGAACCGGACCACAGTGATCTTCTGGCGCAGAAGGCCGATCTGGAAAGGGCTTTCGACGTGCTCACCCGCGCCCTCTACGCCCGCACACCGCCCACCCCGGACGAGTGTGCCGGGGCGGCGGCGGTTTTCGGGCAGGAGGCGGAACGCCGCCGGGCCCAGGTGCGCGAGGGTCAGCCGGTGGTCAGCTTGGGGCAGTCCGCGCAGTTGATGTAGAGCGGGCAGGTGGTGAGGGCGCAGACCACCTGGTGCCCGGCCAGGCCGAGGTAGACCCGTTCCATGTGCACGGCCCGCGAGCCCTTGGCCAGTACCACGGCGTCCCGGTCCGGGCCGGCGTCGTCCAAAATTGACTTGACCTGGGCGAACGCCTCGCGGGCGGAGTCGGCGCTGTGGATGTCGGCGGCCGGCAGACCGTCGGCGGCGGCGCTCTCGCGCAACGGTGCGGCAGCCTCGCCCACGGTGATCAGGTGGGTGACGCCGACGGCGGCCTTGCGCCCGACCCGGGAGTGCAGCTCGTGCGAGAACTCGCCGAGCTCGCCCATCTGCCCGAGCACCGCCACCTTCACCGCGCCGGGCAGGCTGTCGAGCAGGTCGAGCGACGAGATCATCGCGTCCGGGCTGCCGTTGTAGCTGTCGTCGATCATCAGCAGCCGGTCGTCGATGCGGCGCAGCGACGCCCGGCCGGCCGGCGGCTGCACGCCGCGCAGGGCCTCGATGCTCTCGGACGGCGCCAGGTCGTAGACCCGCCCGACCGCCACCGCCAGCATGGCCGCGTAGCCGAAGTGCCGCCCGGCCGCACCGATGCTGAACGGCAGCGACTGGCCGTCCACCTCGATCAGGCCGCGGGTTCCGTGCTCGTCCACGGTGACGTCGACCGCGCGCAGGTCGTTGCCCTCGTTGAACCCGACCCGCACCACCGTGGCCGCGGCGGCGCCCGGCAGGCCCAGCGTGGTGCGGGTCAGCAGCTCGTCGTCACCGTTGATGATCCACGTGCCGCCCGGCCGGGTGTGGTTGAAGATGTCGGTCTTCTCGTCGGCCAGTGCCTGCTGGTCGGCGAAGTTGCCGAGGTGCGCGAAACCGACGTTGGTGACCACCGAGACGTCCGGCCCGACCAGCCCGGCCAGATGACCGATCTCGCCCGGGTGGTTGGTGCCGATCTCGGAGATCACCTGGGTGTGCGCGGGCTCGATCTGGGTGAGCGTGAGCGGCACGCCCAGGTGGTTGTTGAAGCTGGCCTTGTTCGCCAGGATCTCGAACTTGGCCTGGAGCACCTGCGCGATCAGCGTCTTCGCGGTGGTCTTGCCGGCCGAGCCGGTGACCGCGACGACCGAGGCGCTGCTGCGCCGCCGGGCGCGCGCGGAGGCGTCTTGCAGAGCGATCAGCGTGTCTGGCACCCGGATCACCGTGGCGTCAAGGGCTTCCAGCCCGGGCACGTCGGCCAGGGCACGACTGATCAGCACCCCGGTCGCCCCGGCCCGCACCGCGGCGGCGGCGAAGTCGTGACCGTCACGGGTGGGCCCGGGAATCGCGACGAACAGCTCGCCCCCGGTGATCTCCCGGGTGTCGACGCTCGCCCGGCCGAACTGCTCGGCGCCCCGCCGCACGACCTCGGCATCCCCGACCGCCTCGAGGACGTCGCCCACCTGGATCACAGAATCGTTCCCTCCACGCGAAATGCCGGACGGTCGATCCTACGGCGAGTCGGGACATGTCCCGGACGAGCCTATTGCAGCTGGGCCAGCTGCTGGAGATGCTCCTGGGCCCGGCGCAGGGCGATCAGCCCGGAGGCCGCACCCACCGCGAGCCGGCCGGCCTGCCACTCCAGCTCGGTGTCGTCGAGGTCGGGCGGCAGCCGGCGCGCCAGGTCGGCCACCTCGGCGATCTCCTGGCGCTGCCGGGCCAGGAAGTCCACGTCGACCACCGCGCCGTGCCCGGGCACGATCACCCGGCCCACCCGGTCCAGCAGCCGGGTCAGGGTGACGGCCCAGTCCAGCGGGTAGGCGTGGTCGAACGACGGCGGCGCCCCCTGCTCGACCAGGTCACCGAGGAAGGTGACGTCGGCGTCCGGCACCTCGACCACCAGGTCGTTGTCGGTGTGCCCACGGCCCGGGTGGTGCAGCACCACCTCGCGCCCGCCCAGGTCGATGCGGGCGTCCGTACCGACCAGCCGGTTCGGCAGCGTGATGGTGACCGCGTCGAGCTCGTCGGCCAGCACCTCCTCCCCGGACTCCCGCAGGAAACCGGAGATCTCGACCCGCTGCTGGAGCCCGGAGGTGGCCAGCTCGGCGTGACAGCGCTCGTGTGCCCAGATCTCGCAGTCCGGCTGGGCCTCGGCGAACACCGACGTGCCGAAGCAGTGGTCGAAGTGTGAGTGGGTGAGGGCCACCACGTGCGGCAGCCCGGTGACGGAGCGGACGGCGCGGTACAGCTCGCGGCCCTCACGCTCACTGCTGCGGGTGTCGACCACCAGGCAGTGGTCCTCGCCGAGGATCAGCCCGGCGTTGACGTCGAGGGTCTTGTTGCGGCGCACGAAGACCCGGTCGCCGATCTCGCGCCAGCGCCCCCAGGGGCCGTTGTCGTACGTCACCGCATGCGCTCGCGACGGGGGGCGTGCTCACCGACCCGGCATCTGTACCCGGGACCGCCCGCCACGGGGGATTCCGGGCTTCGGCGGTGGCTGTGGTGCAGGGTGAACAACTCGGCTCCCTCATTCAGGTCTCCGGGTCGGAGACCGCCGGCTGTTGCGACGACTACTGCCGGATTGTTACGCCGCTGTGGCGACAATCCGCATTGAGCACACAACGCAGCGTACGCCCGATCTGACCAATTATTGACACCGGGGGTGACTTGACAATTACGAAGGGCTCGCAATCCGAGTGTGGCGATTCGTCACCACATGCAAACGGTCGGACGCCCGCAGTGACGGCGTCAAGTGCCGTTCGGCGCTCGGCGCAGGTCAGGCGCCATCTTTCCGGATCCGCCGACGCACCGGCGGATGCCCGTCCCCCGGGTGCCGGGCGCCGCGGCGTACCTTCGGCACGCGGGCCCACCCGTGCCGGCATCCCGCGCGGCTCAGGCAGGATCTGTGCCGGGCCGTTCGCCGCTCGGCGGGCGGGAGGTGTTGATCTCGATGTCGAACCCGCCCACCGTATGACGGTAATCACTGGCGGGCATTCGTCAAGATCGTCCCACGGCCTCTAGGGTTCTCGAAACCAACTACGGTGGAGGGTCTTTCGCGCATGATCAGAACTGGCAAGGTGATGCTCGCGGCGGTCTGCGCGCTCGCGGTGCTCACCGCGTGCAGCGAGGGCGGGCGGGTGAAGCAGCCCGACGAGGGCGAGGGCGGCGCCGGTGACAACTCGGGCTACACGATCGCGATGATCACCCACGAGACGCCGGGCGACTCGTTCTGGGACACCGTCCGGGCCGGCGCGGAGCAGGCCGCGAAGAACACCGGGATCGACCTGAAATACTCCAACGACCCGGACGCCGGCAAGCAGGCCGTCCTCATCCAGAACGCCGTGGACAGCCGGGTCGACGGCATCGCCACCACCCTGGTCACCCCGGACGCCCTGGCCGGGTCGGTGAAA
This genomic interval from Kineosporia corallincola contains the following:
- a CDS encoding DUF58 domain-containing protein, which codes for MSREFRLLRPITPGGWLAIMLASVLAAIAVRAFNPWLLLVACALASPVLLAQFLRPDLRSVSVSFRSPRRLVAGDQAEQVLTVRNDGPRSLPGLGVLHLCPGLAPIAFSVPPLASGCQAEFVFDRRAVRRGRAVGHEIRLGTTAPFGMAHHTRRIRVQAELVVHPARVPAVEIASGHLTPEDAGGARAVQPGSEPHALREWRHGDDLRHVNWRATARRPLPEQLIVVVPEPEVETSLMLVVTGAAEDEDWEDLVRLAAWSACAAAGTHADVTLLAPGVPAWTGTDELEILDWFSTLTGEGSAPDETASPDGVDVAEFQHDVRTRSGPGVIVVEATTRPFGLHQVPAGGLLRGISTDAVTGTTDPTGEDPA
- a CDS encoding UDP-N-acetylmuramoyl-tripeptide--D-alanyl-D-alanine ligase; the protein is MIQVGDVLEAVGDAEVVRRGAEQFGRASVDTREITGGELFVAIPGPTRDGHDFAAAAVRAGATGVLISRALADVPGLEALDATVIRVPDTLIALQDASARARRRSSASVVAVTGSAGKTTAKTLIAQVLQAKFEILANKASFNNHLGVPLTLTQIEPAHTQVISEIGTNHPGEIGHLAGLVGPDVSVVTNVGFAHLGNFADQQALADEKTDIFNHTRPGGTWIINGDDELLTRTTLGLPGAAAATVVRVGFNEGNDLRAVDVTVDEHGTRGLIEVDGQSLPFSIGAAGRHFGYAAMLAVAVGRVYDLAPSESIEALRGVQPPAGRASLRRIDDRLLMIDDSYNGSPDAMISSLDLLDSLPGAVKVAVLGQMGELGEFSHELHSRVGRKAAVGVTHLITVGEAAAPLRESAAADGLPAADIHSADSAREAFAQVKSILDDAGPDRDAVVLAKGSRAVHMERVYLGLAGHQVVCALTTCPLYINCADCPKLTTG
- the purB gene encoding adenylosuccinate lyase, yielding MLGDVPLGPLDGRYRATVAPLAQHLSEAALNQRRVHVEVEWLIHLTATGAVPGLRKLTPEEITHLRAIVTDFDADAVAELAETERVTLHDVKAVEYYVKKRMEGNSLSDLTEIVHLFCTSEDINNLSYALMVRDAVALVWLPAAWALHEDVTDLAFELRDLPMLARTHGQPATPTTLGKELAVLAHRLGRQLRRIDKTEFLGKINGATGTFSAHVAGAPDTDWIEISRTFVEHLGLTWNPLTTQIESHDWQAELYSDVARFNRVLHNLCTDVWTYISMGYFIQVRGQGSVGSSTMPHKVNPIRFENAEANLEVSNGLLGVLEQTLVTSRLQRDLTDSSMQRNIGIAFGHSLLAIDNARKGLAGLDADPEALARDLDATWEVLGEAVQSVMRVHGLEQPYERLKELTRGRKVDAEVMREFVAGLGLPEDVAKRLTELSPATYVGVASKLVDQLG
- a CDS encoding cupin domain-containing protein, coding for MPTLPDWAEGFRLQQHPEGGWFAETYRSSFELPPEQLPDGYTGPRALATSILFLLLPGEISAWHVVRSDELWIHQRGGPLALGLGGSGESGPGPVVESVLGTDPNQSPQLLVPAGTWQTARPAGDEPVLVACVVTPGFDYRDWRLA
- a CDS encoding AAA family ATPase, which codes for MDVAPAARLVANIEQVVRGQHAAVELLTIAVLAGGHVLIEDAPGTGKTTLAQSVARTVGGVFQRVQATADLMPSDITGSAVWDPSRREFSFVPGPVFADVLLVDELNRMPPRTQSALLEVMAERRVTVDGVRHPVPPNFFLVATQNPLEQHGTYPLPEGQLDRFDVRLHLKPLTAVDEFTVVREQLTGPTVHTLEAVLDPPGLNDLRQAVRAVFLAEPVLEYAVKLTRSTRSDQRIRAGAGSRAAISLVRCAQARSVLHGREYVTPEDVAELAVPVLAHRVVPAVATAVETLIGELVSAQPVPVPA
- a CDS encoding MBL fold metallo-hydrolase encodes the protein MTYDNGPWGRWREIGDRVFVRRNKTLDVNAGLILGEDHCLVVDTRSSEREGRELYRAVRSVTGLPHVVALTHSHFDHCFGTSVFAEAQPDCEIWAHERCHAELATSGLQQRVEISGFLRESGEEVLADELDAVTITLPNRLVGTDARIDLGGREVVLHHPGRGHTDNDLVVEVPDADVTFLGDLVEQGAPPSFDHAYPLDWAVTLTRLLDRVGRVIVPGHGAVVDVDFLARQRQEIAEVADLARRLPPDLDDTELEWQAGRLAVGAASGLIALRRAQEHLQQLAQLQ
- a CDS encoding transglutaminase-like domain-containing protein, whose protein sequence is MKNLATLVTLVAAALGLGLAGLLPAVVCLLVMALVVLVGALVPVRWPQITEVSWRRTGLAAVALGLVVLATTLTGPQNLLTGRLDTPLASAASVLAVPEGVPLGLLAALAAGSLIAVTLELGHHRGVQSGLVLGTAVLGLACVAAPSGQRLLVPIIIGWPAALLALTRLTGEHHPPPEGVRMTLTGPPHAPAESGLAPAVRWRFVPVLLAMTVSCCLLGAAAASGLARIAQNSSFSGGGGAATNSARAWQSKFLGGRMNLNSRGPLSENAVAEVPLDAPAHWRTATLDRYNGVGWGTTGTGGISTSLSQGADGVELRTSGDDSAQTAQTPDDGSTGTGQLGSTRSDRVVIRGSGTAQVISPGRLVSADLPGDYAERTFVSNGDRVLLSAQDNDEYEVTSLVYPDVYREASLGTAADDEVGVSSSTIDERWLQVPVTLPQRVRDLGTQLAAGATSRLAAVRAVEARLGRMMTYTLDAPVPTGGQDAVDFALFDSRQGYCEHFASAEIMLLRSAGIPARMVVGYLADGSDVVDGGRQVIRGAQAHAWVEVWFPDAGWVTSDPTPAGGIGQSFLQSVNSAFNHAMSDLADALVAFATGVVGPVVLVVVLLVLWLFRRVLIAWFVRAPGIMTDDDPPLDPVLRKGLADLDSALLLQGVPRAPNETLVAVRDRVLGDRRYAEPDHSDLLAQKADLERAFDVLTRALYARTPPTPDECAGAAAVFGQEAERRRAQVREGQPVVSLGQSAQLM